In one Poecilia reticulata strain Guanapo linkage group LG8, Guppy_female_1.0+MT, whole genome shotgun sequence genomic region, the following are encoded:
- the hsd3b7 gene encoding 3 beta-hydroxysteroid dehydrogenase type 7 produces the protein MEENKRTLVYLITGGCGFLGKHLLDVLLEKEEKLAEVRVFDQHIYAGFHHRRKTDEVEVTLIQGDITDYNSVLEATKGVDVVIHSASLVDVWHKVPASLIYSVNVTGTENVIRACVECGVERLVYTSSMEVIGPNVKGDHFKRGNEDTKYEVKHTMAYPKSKAKAENIVLRANGSQVKGGKCLYTCSLRPTGIYGEGHLLMRDFYNLAVERGGLVIGGVPEHIEHGRVYAGNVAWMHVLAARALKMNPEKVGGEAFFCYDESPYKSYEDFNMELLSEFNFRKVCMPGIVLCFLAILNDFLRFILSPFYNYTPLLNRYTLAVASTTFTVETDKAQRYFQYYPLYDWSQCLARTQSWIRTFPIDKQKDS, from the exons ATGGAAGAAAACAAGCGGACGCTGGTCTATTTGATCACGGGAGGCTGCGGTTTCCTCGGCAAGCACCTGCTCGATGTTTTGCTAGAGAAAGAGGAGAAGCTGGCGGAGGTGCGGGTGTTTGACCAGCACATATATGCTGGGTTTCACCACCGGAGGAAGACAG ATGAGGTGGAAGTGACTTTAATCCAAGGAGACATCACAGATTACAACAGCGTGTTGGAGGCCACCAAAGGGGTCGACGTTGTAATCCACTCTGCCAGCCTGGTGGATGTCTGGCACAAAGTCCCAGCATCCCTCATCTACTCCGTCAACGTCACAG GAACGGAGAACGTGATCCGAGCGTGCGTGGAATGTGGCGTCGAGCGCCTCGTCTACACCAGCAGCATGGAAGTGATTGGACCCAACGTGAAGGGCGATCATTTCAAGAG aggAAATGAAGACACAAAATACGAAGTGAAGCACACCATGGCGTATCCCAAGAGTAAAGCAAAGGCGGAGAATATTGTCCTGAGAGCGAACGGCAGTCAG GTAAAGGGTGGGAAGTGTTTGTACACCTGTTCGCTGAGACCGACGGGGATCTACGGCGAAGGCCACCTGCTGATGAGAGACTTCTACAACCTGGCTGTGGAGAGGGGAGGCCTGGTCATCGGCGGCGTCCCAGAACACATCGAGCACGGCCGAGTCTACGCAG gtaacgtcgCCTGGATGCATGTACTCGCAGCTCGAGCCCTGAAGATGAATCCGGAGAAAGTTGGCGGCGAAGCTTTCTTCTGCTACGACGAGTCGCCCTACAAAAGCTACGAGGACTTCAACATGGAGTTGCTGTCCGAGTTCAACTTCCGTAAGGTCTGCATGCCGGGAATCGTCCTCTGTTTCCTGGCCATCCTGAACGACTTTCTGCGCTTCATACTGAGCCCGTTCTACAACTACACGCCGCTGCTGAACCGATACACGCTGGCGGTGGCCAGCACCACCTTCACGGTGGAAACGGACAAGGCGCAGAGGTATTTCCAGTACTATCCCCTTTACGACTGGAGTCAGTGTCTAGCGCGAACGCAGTCGTGGATTAGAACATTCCCAATAGACAAGCAAAAGGACAGCTAG